The proteins below are encoded in one region of Carcharodon carcharias isolate sCarCar2 chromosome 2, sCarCar2.pri, whole genome shotgun sequence:
- the LOC121271890 gene encoding glutaminyl-peptide cyclotransferase has translation MWYKFLRPMLRERYPGSVGNQAVRQHIINQLDELQAGWVTEEDTFQEAIPYGTVTFSNIISTLNPSAKRRLVLACHHDSKYYNKWWYSRAYVGATDSAVPCAMMLELVRALDKLLLEMKTISDRPDLTLQLIFFDGQEAIENWSEIDSLYGSRHLAKKMEMVRHPPGASDTNQLHAMDLFILLDLIGGSNPRFPSYFPNTARWHKRLQLIERRLHRLGVLNDHPNEVKYFWTKMGAGHIDDDHTPFLQRDVPILHIIPSPFPQVWHRMEDNEDNLDPSTIDNLNKILQLFVLEYLRL, from the exons CACATCATAAATCAATTAGATGAACTCCAGGCTGGCTGGGTAACTGAAGAGGACACTTTCCAGGAAGCAATACCCTATGGAACAGTCACATTTTCAAATATCATCAGTACCCTAAATCCCTCAGCTAAACGAAGGCTGGTGCTGGCTTGTCACCATGACTCAAAATACTATAACAAGTGGTGGTACAGTAGAGCGTACGTGGGTGCCACTGATTCTGCTGTACCATGTGCCATGATGTTGGAACTGGTTCGTGCACTGGACAAACTGTTACTAGAGATGAAG ACTATTAGTGATAGACCAGATCTTACCCTGCAGCTCATTTTTTTTGATGGCCAAGAAGCAATTGAAAATTGGTCTGAGATTGACTCACTATATGGTTCTCGACATTTGGCAAAGAAGATGGAGATGGTGCGACATCCACCAGGTGCCAGTGATACCAACCAGCTGCATGCAATG GACCTATTTATATTATTGGATTTAATTGGTGGATCAAATCCAAGATTTCCAAGTTATTTTCCAAATACAGCTCGATGGCATAAACGACTACAGCTAATAG AACGACGTCTGCATCGGCTGGGAGTACTAAATGACCATCCCAATGAGGTGAAATATTTCTGGACCAAAATGGGAGCAGGGCATATTGACGATGACCATACACCATTTTTGCAAAGAG ATGTTCCTATCCTGCACATCATACCTTCGCCTTTCCCTCAAGTATGGCACAGAATGGAGGATAATGAGGACAATCTTGATCCATCAACAATTGATAACCTTAATAAAATATTGCAACTGTTTGTCTTGGAGTATCTCAGATTATGA